The sequence CAGTTCGGCAAAAACGGAGGCTGTTTCGGCAAGTACCAGTGGCGTGTCACTGTTGAAATAGCCCTTATCCCTGGCGAGATATTGATGGATACCATGGCCGAGTTCATGGGCGACTGTGGATACATCCCGGAGATTTCCAGTGTAATTCACCAGAACATAGGGATTGGCATCAGGAACTGCCGGATGAGCGAATGCTCCACCCCGTTTTCCATCAAGTAGTGGTGCATGAATCCAATTGTTGTCAAAGAAAAGATTCGCGATATCAGCCATTTCTGGGGAGAAATCCCTGAACCCATCGAGCACCATTTGTCTACATTCTTTCCATGGAACGAGGCGATCTGGCAGGGAGGGAAGTGGGGCGTAGCGGTCATAATCGTGGAGGGTATCGAGCCCCAGAATATCTTTCTTTATCGCATAGTAACGCTGGACGATATCGTAACGTTCAGTGCAGCTGTCCACCAGGGCATCGACGGTTCTATCTTCGAGTTCGTTGGAGAGGTTTCTGGAACTGACCCAGGAGGGGTAGTGTCGTAACCTGTCGTCGATCATCTTTTCAGCAAGAATAGTATTGAATATATGGCTGAGAATATGGAGCTGGCTGTCGAGGCCAGTGGTGAGTTCAAGGGCAGCATTTTTACGAACACTGCGCTTCGAATTGTAGAGATCCGAGAGCACTTCCTCTTCACTTCTTTTCTTTTCGCCGAACTCAAGGTGTCCCAGGAGTTTTTCAAACAGGGTGAGCCAGCTATCACGGCCCACCGGTGAGAATTCCACCAGCAGAGATTCTTCAGAATGTGACAGGAGATGGTTGGCATATTTACGCAGGTTGCTGAGATAATGGTGATACTCTGCAGTATCCTCAGCTGTAAGAAATCGGTCTGCAGAGGTTTGATCCATTTTGGCCCATTCCAGGTCGAAGAAAACCAGCTCCCTATTGACACGGCTTGCATCTTCCTTGCATTTCTGGAGAAAGGCTGCCGCCGCATTGTTTTTAACTTGAGTGACAAAATTGAGAAAGGCGTAAGTGTCAATGCGGCCAAGGTTGATATGGATACGTTCTATACGGCGCACTGTCCTGGCAAAGGTGGCAGGAGAGAGTTCTTTGAGTTTCCCCGCACATCCTTCCCTTATCAGCTCAGCCTCCTGTATGCAGAGGTCAAGGTCATCCTGAAGCAGGTCATCTTCAAGTGAGTCGTAGAGGGCGTCGAGATTCCAGATTACATTGGTGGTACCGAGTTCGTCATTTAAAGCTGACATGCAAATATCCTCCGGTGAAGGTGGTAACATACGATTTATTGTCTCATGAATTCAATAACGCTAAAAAAAGAAAAGAGCCAGTCCCCATCTGTTTTTTCTGCATGAATCGTGAGTTCATAGGTGTCGCTGAAGCGGTCATTACTGGTTATTTCGGTCAACTGAAGGGTCGTTGTGATTTCTGCCAGGGTCTTCTGGGGAAAGATGATGCTTGTGTTATAAAAGCTGAAAGAGGTTTCAGGCATCGTTCTTTTCATCATAATGATCTGATCTGTCAGCTCTTTCTTGAGAAAGTCACGATGGATATTATGGGAATCGATCTGCACCATACAGGGATTCTTGCAGAGTTTAGCCGCAAGAGCAGCTTTTTTGAGCAGGGCAATGGCTGTTTCTTCACTGGTTGAAGAACAGTACTCTGCGAGTGTATCCATATTGCTGAGTATTTTCTTTTTATCATTTGGAAGGAAAAGGATTCCAATGACGCTCACAATGAGAATCAGTACGGTGATTATTTTTTTGTCCATGGAATAAACTCTGCCTGGCATTCTTCGCTGACGCGTTTTAGCAGTATGATGTTTTTTTCGGTGAAGCGAACAGTGACAATATCAAAACGTCTCATCGGTGGAAAAGGGTATTGGAGCCGCCAGCAGAAAATAAAGATATAGAAGGCGGCTGAGGTATCTTCTACTGATCGCAGGGAGGAAATATTTCCGTATTATCTGAGATGTTTTGCAGATCACCTGGCATTGGGAGTGAAAAGAATATTTCCACCTTTATCTCTGAAGGCGCCGATTGTATCCTGGCCTGCCGGTGAGCTGAGCCAGATAACAAAATTCATGGCTGACTGGTAGTTGACATGTCTGTGATTTCTGGGGTTAACGATCATAACACCGTACTGATTAAAGAGGCTTGGATCCCCCTCGAGAAGAATAGTAAAATCATTATTTTTACTGGCCTTAAGGCTGAGCCAGGTGGCGCGGTCTGCTATTGTGTATGCCTTTTTCTCCATAGCCAGATTGATTGTTTCTGTCATTCCCAGGTTTGCGGGCAGGTACCAGGAATCAATTCTGCCAGGCATTGCTCCGGTGCTGGCCCATATACGGTTTTCACGCATATTGGTCTCGGAATTGTCGCCGCGGGAGATAAAATTGGCTTTTGAAGCACGAATTTTTTTGAAAGCATCGAGGGGCACAGTTGAGTTCTGTAGTTCAGCGGGGTCATTTTTGGGACCAAGAATAACGTAGTCGCTATACATGATCTCTTCACGATCAATAAAGTACCCCTCGTCCACTAGCAGGATTTCAAGGTCCCTGTCATGTGTGAGGACGGCATCCACTTTACCCTGTTGACCAAGTTCCAGTGCAGCACTGTTACTTACAGCGGTAACAGTCACGTCAATGCCGGTGCTTTTTTTGAAAATCGGTAACAGATAGTCGAGTAGACCGGAGTCAAGGGTTGCCGTGGTCGAAGCAACCTTGATTGATTCTTGGGCGTGCAGGGTGGTGAGCGGGAGTAACATAACAAAAAGAAGAAGGAAACTGATTTTTCTGTACATAATGTGCTCTTCTAAGTGAGAGTGGATTTATTGGGAGTTTTTATGGAAGGGTTATCCGGATATCAATAGTTTTAGTCACTTTAGTGCCAAGCTTCAGGGAATCTACAAATCCACATACGGTACCGGCAAGTGCATCCTGAACAAAATTTTTCATGGGGATGCGATTACCGTTGATGAGGAGGGTGGTGTGGTCTGCACCTTTTCCGGCATCCTGAAGGAAGCGTTTTTCAATAAATGAAGCAATTTCAGCAGCTTCGGTGAGTCGAAAAACATGGTCTCCACTGACCTGCTCATCACTGGCAACGGCAATTACTCCGGTCACTGTATTACGGAGGAGTTCTTTTGTTTCACTATTGCGGAAGACTTCAATTTTAGAGACCTGCCTGGCCTCTTTGAAGCCTTCTCCAATAACAATATCAACATCCGGAAAGTGGCGGTGGGCGAGACTTGTCAGGGACTCCTGCCTGTTATCCGTCATAATCACCATCTGATCAGGTGCTACCAGCATCACAGAATCCGCCCCGGCACTGCGGTGGGTATGGGTGTCCGTTCCGGGGGTATCAAAGACAATCCCCGTTTCCTTGGTGGATTTAATGACAGCCACCTGGTATCCAAG comes from Desulfocapsa sulfexigens DSM 10523 and encodes:
- a CDS encoding substrate-binding domain-containing protein, with protein sequence MYRKISFLLLFVMLLPLTTLHAQESIKVASTTATLDSGLLDYLLPIFKKSTGIDVTVTAVSNSAALELGQQGKVDAVLTHDRDLEILLVDEGYFIDREEIMYSDYVILGPKNDPAELQNSTVPLDAFKKIRASKANFISRGDNSETNMRENRIWASTGAMPGRIDSWYLPANLGMTETINLAMEKKAYTIADRATWLSLKASKNNDFTILLEGDPSLFNQYGVMIVNPRNHRHVNYQSAMNFVIWLSSPAGQDTIGAFRDKGGNILFTPNAR
- a CDS encoding M3 family oligoendopeptidase — encoded protein: MSALNDELGTTNVIWNLDALYDSLEDDLLQDDLDLCIQEAELIREGCAGKLKELSPATFARTVRRIERIHINLGRIDTYAFLNFVTQVKNNAAAAFLQKCKEDASRVNRELVFFDLEWAKMDQTSADRFLTAEDTAEYHHYLSNLRKYANHLLSHSEESLLVEFSPVGRDSWLTLFEKLLGHLEFGEKKRSEEEVLSDLYNSKRSVRKNAALELTTGLDSQLHILSHIFNTILAEKMIDDRLRHYPSWVSSRNLSNELEDRTVDALVDSCTERYDIVQRYYAIKKDILGLDTLHDYDRYAPLPSLPDRLVPWKECRQMVLDGFRDFSPEMADIANLFFDNNWIHAPLLDGKRGGAFAHPAVPDANPYVLVNYTGNLRDVSTVAHELGHGIHQYLARDKGYFNSDTPLVLAETASVFAELLIFHKQLASLSEPAQRQAFICQKLESIFATVFRQISMNRFEDMIHSQRRNSGEVSTDDLSNLWMKSQKAMFGDAVTLGDHYKIWWSYIPHFLHTPGYVYSYAFGELLVLALYRIYQKEGADFIPKYLYLLSEGGSKSPTELLAPFNIDLNDPSFWQGGLHVIENMLEEIS
- the mobB gene encoding molybdopterin-guanine dinucleotide biosynthesis protein B; its protein translation is MPPIVTFIGWHDCGKTTLASRVVSHLKQLGYQVAVIKSTKETGIVFDTPGTDTHTHRSAGADSVMLVAPDQMVIMTDNRQESLTSLAHRHFPDVDIVIGEGFKEARQVSKIEVFRNSETKELLRNTVTGVIAVASDEQVSGDHVFRLTEAAEIASFIEKRFLQDAGKGADHTTLLINGNRIPMKNFVQDALAGTVCGFVDSLKLGTKVTKTIDIRITLP